AATCTGAATTTTCAACTTATCATTGGCAACGCTTGCCGTTTCGGTTGTCGCAATACGCACGTAAAAAGTCAGAGTTGCGGTGCATGCGTTCGCAGGAATAGCGATTTGCTGGTAAACGGATTGTGTGTTTGTGCTACCTTTGCCGTTTAGCTGCGCTTTCCAACTTCCACTGCGTGGGGGGAAGGCAGTTGTGCTATTGATGATGCCTGACATGCTGGGCACCCAGCTTACATTACCGTTC
The bacterium DNA segment above includes these coding regions:
- a CDS encoding serine protease; the protein is NGNVSWVPSMSGIINSTTAFPPRSGSWKAQLNGKGSTNTQSVYQQIAIPANACTATLTFYVRIATTETASVANDKLKIQILDSAGGVLKTLKTFSNLDKTTGYVKKSFSVLNFNGKTIRVRFLGTENSNLKTTFLIDDTALKITK